From Macrobrachium rosenbergii isolate ZJJX-2024 chromosome 22, ASM4041242v1, whole genome shotgun sequence, the proteins below share one genomic window:
- the LOC136850530 gene encoding dynein axonemal assembly factor 4-like yields the protein MPIHVSDYIWHQTDGKILLSLDLHHTSPKNVDIVTTNSYLKVSFLPYIFEAFLCHMISVDRSTARITNGRLELDLAKETDALWSNLCLKLSQEEMQQRREEANKDVEMQEGIKLKKKKEEKIVRERFAVSQQILEDDREKQECKKKIEEEKAKFMKQAFNGNIANNDSASSKDSESIRSRLSSTCSEDGFVIASEGDYDGDGEDSHYYSSTENLLKIGKSKTERVESAKKQLRKCASGRKSNLKEGKKGFDREVRKDEKKRGLLPPVRQNGTIRVNYTKRVFPTPSRESRKEEEDEWLASHSTVKVDETKTESVTAHSVDFYKEKAAALFENGDYRGCINAYTEAINLTPNVASLYSNRAAASLALNNLHHAINDCSKALELLTPPTADNSKSRLLCHIRRGTAFVGLGLYSEGLLDYRAAHKLSPDDESLLKDEQRIQAIMMASTDSGESNENDSEAEGEG from the exons ATGCCTATTCACGTCTCTGACTATATCTGGCACCAGACAGATGGCAAAATTTTGCTTTCCTTGGATCTTCATCACACAAGTCCGAAGAATGTGGACATTGTTACAACCAATTCATATCTCAAG GTGAGTTTTTTACCCTACATCTTTGAAGCTTTTCTATGCCACATGATCAGTGTGGATCGAAGTACAGCCAGGATAACCAATGGGCGTTTAGAGCTTGATTTGGCTAAGGAAACAGATGCCCTCTGGAGCAATCTGTGCTTGAAATTAAGCCAAGAGGAAATGCaacaaagaagagaagaagcaaaTAAAGATGTTGAGATGCAAGAGGGAataaagctgaagaagaagaaag AAGAGAAAATAGTGAGAGAAAGGTTTGCTGTTAGCCAGCAAATCTTGGAAGATGATAGAGAGAAACAGGAGtgcaagaagaaaatagaagaggAGAAAGCAAAATTCATGAAGCAAGCTTTTAATGGGAATATTGCAAACAATGATTCTGCAA gtAGCAAAGACAGTGAAAGTATTCGTAGTCGTTTGAGTAGCACTTGCTCTGAGGATGGTTTCGTCATTGCTTCAGAGGGTGATTATGACGGAGATGGTGAAGATAGCCATTACTATTCATCCACAGAAAACCTTCTAAAG attggtaaaagtaaaacagaaagagTTGAAAGTGCTAAAAAGCAACTCCGCAAATGTGCTTCAGGCCGAAAGAGTAActtgaaagaggggaaaaagggcTTCGATAGAGAGGTACGCAAGGATGAGAAGAAAAGAGGATTGCTTCCTCCTGTTCGTCAGAATGGAACAATCAGAGTGAACTACACCAAGCGTGTATTTCCTACACCAAGCAGGGAGTcgaggaaagaagaggaggatgag TGGTTGGCATCTCATTCAACAGTCAAAGTTGATGAAACAAAGACTGAAAGCGTTACAGCACATTCTGTggatttttataaggaaaaagcTGC AGCATTGTTTGAAAATGGTGATTATAGAGGGTGCATCAATGCCTATACTGAAGCGATCAACTTGACTCCAAATGTGGCTTCATTATACAGCAACAGAGCGGCTGCAAGCTTGGCTCTCAATAATTTACACCATGCCATCAATGACTGCTCAAAG GCATTGGAACTGCTAACACCTCCAACAGCAGACAACAGTAAATCGAGACTTTTATGCCATATTCGCCGAGGGACTGCATTTGTTGGACTGGGACTGTACTCGGAAGGCCTGTTGGATTACAGAGCAGCCCACAAGTTAAGTCCAGATGATGAGAGTCTCCTGAAGGATGAGCAGAGAATTCAAGCCATTATGATGGCATCCACCGATTCTGGTGAGTCTAATGAAAATGACAGTGAGGCAGAGGGGGAAGGTTAA